From Oreochromis aureus strain Israel breed Guangdong linkage group 4, ZZ_aureus, whole genome shotgun sequence, a single genomic window includes:
- the LOC116327841 gene encoding LOW QUALITY PROTEIN: RNA transcription, translation and transport factor protein-like (The sequence of the model RefSeq protein was modified relative to this genomic sequence to represent the inferred CDS: inserted 2 bases in 1 codon; deleted 1 base in 1 codon), giving the protein MILTLGMRDATQFWNCIVWLXDQKILHYKIKDRGNLRNIPSSEWPKAYQKHRQDVNCLFGVDERKEAVDWFLGLAVRYEYGDNVEKYKNWQPLAASSNSDKAVDPLVNLDSNSPDFKAGVTALSNILKIQRHDNYLVMLKAIRILIQERLSPEAIAKVSNNREVN; this is encoded by the exons ATGCGACACAGTTTTGGAATTGCATTGTGTGGCT GGACCAGAAGATCCTGCATTAT AAAATCAAAGACAGAGGCAACCTAAGGAACATCCCCAGCTCAGAGTGGCCCAAAGCCTACCAAAAG CACCGACAGGATGTGAACTGTCTGTTTGGAGTCGATGAGAGGAAGGAGGCTGTAGATTGGTTTCTGGGCTTGGCTGTCAGGTATGAATATGGAGACAATG TGGAGAAGTACAAAAACTGGCAGCCCCTGGCAGCTTCCAGTAACAGTGATAAAGCCGTGGACCCTCTGGTTAACCTTGACAGTAA TTCTCCAGATTTCAAAGCAGGAGTTACAGCTTTGTCAAACATCCTCAAGATACAGCGGCATGACAACTACCTGGTTATGCTTAAG GCCATTCGTATTCTGATCCAAGAGAGACTTTCTCCAGAAGCCATCGCTAAAGTCAGCAACAATAGAGAGGTAAACtga